The following nucleotide sequence is from Sus scrofa isolate TJ Tabasco breed Duroc unplaced genomic scaffold, Sscrofa11.1 Contig565, whole genome shotgun sequence.
AAGTAATCTCAAATATCATCCTGATTTActacagttttttggttttttgttcgtttttgtttttgtctttttgagggctgcacctgtggcatatggagatatggaggttcccagctagggggtcaaatcagagctgcagctgctggcctacaccacagccatagcaatgtggataTGAACcgaatctgtgacccacaccacagctcacggcaacactggatccttaacccactgagcgaagccagggattgaacctgcatcctcatggatgccagtcagatttggttccactaagccatgatgaaACTCCCTCTAcagattgtgtttttctttttctttttggctgcacccctggcatgtgaaagttcctgggccagggactgaacctgcaccacggcagagacccaaaccactgcagtcacaatgctggatccttaatccactgagccactctaCAGATTTTGAACTTCAGGTTCTTCCTCTAACCAAATGATGTGAATTGATAATGTGACCTGATTAACACACctccaatttatttttcaagaaatagaatattaggTATAAGAGGTAGTTAAAATTAagattcccattgtgggtcaccaatgaacccagttagtatccatgaggatgtgggttcaatccctggccttgttcaggtctcaacactgggttaaggatccagtgttggagttccgtcgtggcgcagtggttaacgaatccgactaggaaccatgaggttgcgggttcgatccctgcccttgctcagtgggttaacgatccggcgttgccgtgagctgtggtgtaggttgcagacgaggctcggatcccgcattgctgtggctctggcgtaggccagtggctacagctccgattcaaccctagcctggaacctccatatgctgcggagcggcccaagaaatagcaacaataacaacaacaacaacaacaacaacaaaaaaagacaaaaggatccagtgttgccatgagcgagGTGtgagtcatagatgtggctcagatcccgagttgctgtggctgtggcataggccagcagctgcagcttcaatttgacccctagcttgggaacttccatatgccatgggttggccctaaaaaaaaaaaaagacaaataataaaataaaataaaattaagatctttttttttctttggccacacccaaggaagtcccaggctagttcgtttttgtttttgtcaaaaacaaaaccatgtcaCAGTGGCAACcaaagccactgctgtgaccacactggatcctaaacTAGCTGCACTACGAGGGAACTCAAAGACCCATTTAATTAGTTTGATACCctgttcttttttcaaataatcaaaacaaGCATCAGCACTTTTGTTTGTGTGAGGCCAAAAAGGGTTGTATTTCTTACCTGAGGCATGAGTATTATCTGCAAAGGAGCATCAGGAACCACAACAAAAAGCCTCATAAGTTGAGCATAATGTGGTTTTAGCCCTCTGCCCTGAGATGATGACAGGATATATAAGGGCATATCACTATTCAGGGCTTTTAAAGCTGATTCCTTGGGCCCACTTCCCATAACTTTCATTACTTTGTCAGGTCCCGAGCACATAAACCTCCGACCTCGAGAGTCTTCATATTCAAAGCCCACAAATGCTCGAGCTATGTCATCTCGCCGTCTCCCTCTTCCCATTACAACTGCACTTCTCTTTCCAGGAATAGCTTTATTTGGAGCAGGCCAAGAATTTGTGTCTAAGTCTCCTTCGTCTTCAGCTCTAGTCCTGATGACAATGTCCCAAGGCATAAGATAGTTTGTTCCTGGAATGAAGCCCTGTTGGTCCAAACCAGtatgaaaattataagatttaGCGGGACCTAGTTTAACCAAAGACCAGCTGGAGAATTTGGGTAGGAGACCTTTGGGGCAATTTGAATGTAACATGCCTGGGAGATATTCAACTGTGGATGCCTGTCGATCAACCAAGTTTGGTCTCTTCTCAGTTTTTACTTCTCCTTGACCATGAACTTCTGGATTGTCTCCTCCAGCTTGTGGATCAGCTGGATAAGTACCTAAACTATCTGTGGATTGGCCTAAACTCAAAGCTAAACTCAAGCTTGTGCTCTCGCCTTGGGTTTGAGGCTCCTTTTCTTTAAGTTTATCGGCATCTGCATCTGGAGGGGCAGGAGATGACTCGTTTTTGGCAGGAGCAGGATCTGGAGTACTTGGTTCAAATACTGGGAAATTGATATGATCCAGTTTTCCACAACATTTTTCTTCCAGAAGctatgaaggaaggaaaaaaaaaaaaatcctatgaccTTTTCATGGAAAACAACACATTTTTCACTCTAAAAAGCAAGCTCAACAGCTAATGGGTAAGCAAATAGATACATATAAAGAACACTGTAAGTCACATTTACTTTTCTAGATATTTtgcttctgaaaatatatttttttactcaGATGGTAGTTAgcaaaagagagggaagagaaagaagaaaaaaatgtggagcGTACCTGATAAAAGTCATAGTTAGCTGCCTTGATATCAAAGGGATCATCTCGAGGTGCTTGTTTCCTTCCACAGTTACACGCACCAGTGGATCGAGCTCGACTGTTGTGATATAGCACAGGAGGATTTCTATCAGCCTCTGGCTTTTCTCCTGGAAAATATAAGTCACTATTAATTTTAAACACACAATTCAGAGACAAATACTTGGCATACAACTGTATCTTACCCCCAAATTTCTCCAAATAGTTctttggaaatgaaagaagaagaagaagaaaaaaaaaaaaaaaaaacccaaaacaccaaaaacacaaaaacttgaCCAAACACACCTAATAGAAGAAGCAGGCAAAAATACAGGAAATCATACACATTTCTTAATCTAAAGCTTTAGGGTTTCTAAGGAGATTTTATCACCATAGTGACTATATTCATTTTAGTTAAAcaaaaactccaaaataaaaatgttaatatgaaATTCCTGaaactttgttatttatttggtATTTAGTAGTCCTCATTTACTAACTCCCTAGGGCTCATTcttaaaacacaagaaaacaacTAGTAGtcataaatgatttttcttttcacagcagcAGAACAAACTCAAATCTGATGTACCTAAATTTCTGTAGggctgtctttttaaaatgtcaatacagAGTGAACAAACTCTcttaaaacaagaataaacacaCAGTTCCAAGTTTTGATCTCAAAATGCTGAGAAAATTTTAGCTACCTGATTTAGGTAGTGAATGAAATTTATGCACACAGTGTTGATCAGTTAAACTCCTCTCCTCACAGAGCTGATGGCCATTGCTCCAAAACTTGTAGCAGTCCTCATGCAACTGCATGGCATATTTGTGAAAGGCTGGACCCCTAGCATGTTGACTATACACTCGAAGAGCCTGGGCAAGCTGGTTCTTATGGACAGTCATTGTGTAGTTATGAGGCAAATTTGACTGGTAAGCACTATGGGCCATGGGTAAAGCTTTTTGGCACCGGTTCTCTGAGAATTTTGTGTCAATATCCAAAAACCCTTCCAAGACTTTAATACTGCTTAAAATTTTAGATGTTAGCTCCCCAGTGGGAGATCCCAGGTCCTCCTCTTTCCCATCAATAGCTACTTCATATAGTTTTGAAGCTGCTGAGATCCACTTCTGATAAGTAGGAAGTTCAAAATGGGAAGGCTGTGGGTTTCTGCCCACACTGTCATCAAAACCTTTCTTGCTTAGGACGAGTTCTACATGCTGCCATAGGAATTCCCGAAGAGTGAAATCCACTAGCTGCCCTGAAGAACTGGAACTGCTGGTGTCAATGTGGAAAGAAAGCTGTTGTCGGCTCTGCTGCCTCATCACCTGGTATCGCCTGACCCAGAAAGGGGTGCAGGAACCAGCAAAGATTCAGGGTCCTTCACAGTACAATGACTTCTAAGTTGGTCCAGCAACATGCCTACTGGGTCCTCCTCCTGGCTTCCAGGCACTATGTACACAAAAGCTTGATTGGCAGGCACAGTAAAGAGACAGTTGATACTCTGATTAGTCAAGACACGACTCTTCCGGAAGATTCTATAGATCTGGTCCTCCAAGGCATGCTGCAGTCTCCTTTTGGGAGAATGCTTCTTGGGCTTGTCTGGATGAGCTGGGTCTTGGTTCCGAGGGGGTTCCACCTTGAGTGCTCCATTGAgttgaaagaggaaaaggagtctAGGTGGGCAAGGTCGGCAGTTTAGCTTCCAGTCTTTGCCAACTGGACAATCCTTAATGGCTGTTTTGAGGAGGGGCAGTACTTTCTGTCGCAGTCCATCTAGGGCTCTGAATACTCGATCATAAGTGATGTCAAAGGAACAAGTGGGATGGACCAGAAGCAGGATATGACAGACGGAGAAAAGGTAAAGTAGACTGAGGCACTGCAATTTCTCTTGATGCTTCCAGAACTCGTGCGCTTCTGCATGAGGTAAAGAGAGGCCGCCTCCCGCTTCTCCGCTCTGAAGGGCCCGGCAAGCCCGCAGAAGCTGGGAATTGTCACAGATGGAAGTAAGAAGAAGATACAGAACTTTGCTTTCCTGGTTGTAATAGGCTTGCAGGAGGCTGTAGTCTTGGGAACCTGGCTCAGTTCGATTCCCTTCCGCGGCAGCTACACCTCCCCGAACTGGATCCCCGGAACCGGCACCTGCCCCAGGGTCCCCGGCTCCACCAGCCTCCCCGACGGCCCCAGCCTCGGTCCTGATTCCAGGCCCCGAGTCTCCAGGATCTTCCTGGCGAAAGAGGGGAAAGACTTGTCGGTCGCAAACCGTGTTCACAAGTGAAAACTTCTCGGAATTCAGGCGCAGAGCCGTCTTGCCGAAGATTCCCACCACGCAGATCTCATCCTCCCGCCAAGGAGGCTCTGGTCCGCCAGCTGCGCTGCTACCGCCCTCGGTAGGGGACCCCTCGGGACTTTCAGCGCCTGTCCAGGCTGAAGCGCCCATCAGAAGCTCTCGCAAGCTGACAGGACCCGCCATGGTGCGGAGACTACTCTAGAGTTCTTCCGGTCCGCACCGTAAACGCAACCGGCTCTCGTCCGCGTTTGAAATCCGTCCTCTGCTTCTTCAGTTCTGCTTTCTACTTTCACTTTAGGTTCCGCCTGGCGCTTCAGCTGTCCTAGTTTTTCACCTAGGTTTTACCTAATCCTGCACCTCAGCTGGTTTAAAGTTTCCTTAACCATAAACTATAGGAGTTGAGATATCAGAAAAACATTTGGAAGcagttagtttttgtttgttctggaaAAACAACACGTTTAATGAGCATTGAAAGTTACAAAATCATCTTAGTGAAAAGGAGAGAGTGTGTGACAAttctaaaatgacaataattacGCGAAAGATAAGGCAGAAGTATGTTGTTTGGAAGAGGAATTATATTCATCTTACGCTAGATTTAATATT
It contains:
- the LOC110258923 gene encoding LOW QUALITY PROTEIN: protein SMG8-like (The sequence of the model RefSeq protein was modified relative to this genomic sequence to represent the inferred CDS: inserted 1 base in 1 codon); the encoded protein is MAGPVSLRELLMGASAWTGAESPEGSPTEGGSSAAGGPEPPWREDEICVVGIFGKTALRLNSEKFSLVNTVCDRQVFPLFRQEDPGDSGPGIRTEAGAVGEAGGAGDPGAGAGSGDPVRGGVAAAEGNRTEPGSQDYSLLQAYYNQESKVLYLLLTSICDNSQLLRACRALQSGEAGGGLSLPHAEAHEFWKHQEKLQCLSLLYLFSVCHILLLVHPTCSFDITYDRVFRALDGLRQKVLPLLKTAIKDCPVGKDWKLNCRPCPPRLLFLFQLNGALKVEPPRNQDPAHPDKPKKHSPKRRLQHALEDQIYRIFRKSRVLTNQSINCLFTVPANQAFVYIVPGSQEEDPVGMLLDQLRSHCTVKDPESLLVPAPLSGXRRYQVMRQQSRQQLSFHIDTSSSSSSGQLVDFTLREFLWQHVELVLSKKGFDDSVGRNPQPSHFELPTYQKWISAASKLYEVAIDGKEEDLGSPTGELTSKILSSIKVLEGFLDIDTKFSENRCQKALPMAHSAYQSNLPHNYTMTVHKNQLAQALRVYSQHARGPAFHKYAMQLHEDCYKFWSNGHQLCEERSLTDQHCVHKFHSLPKSGEKPEADRNPPVLYHNSRARSTGACNCGRKQAPRDDPFDIKAANYDFYQLLEEKCCGKLDHINFPVFEPSTPDPAPAKNESSPAPPDADADKLKEKEPQTQGESTSLSLALSLGQSTDSLGTYPADPQAGGDNPEVHGQGEVKTEKRPNLVDRQASTVEYLPGMLHSNCPKGLLPKFSSWSLVKLGPAKSYNFHTGLDQQGFIPGTNYLMPWDIVIRTRAEDEGDLDTNSWPAPNKAIPGKRSAVVMGRGRRRDDIARAFVGFEYEDSRGRRFMCSGPDKVMKVMGSGPKESALKALNSDMPLYILSSSQGRGLKPHYAQLMRLFVVVPDAPLQIILMPQVQPGPPPCPVFYPEKQEITLPSDGLWVLRFPYAYVTERGPCFPPKENVQLMSYKVLRGVLKAITQ